Proteins from a single region of Fodinibius sp. Rm-B-1B1-1:
- a CDS encoding long-chain fatty acid--CoA ligase, producing MPTVVAFETLTDLFLNLSKKYKGTDKTAFARKPKTDEPYETITWDQVDEDAHTLAAYMIKHGIEAGDRVAILSENRYEWAVVDLAIQLIGAVNVSLYTSLPPKQCEYILKNSEAEMFFVSTGIQLKKAREVFDNCPDLNRIIAFDEPNISSYLDDAYVSLFKKVMSEGIKELPKQEEEIDRRSKAIEPEDLATLIYTSGTTGKPKGAMLTHRNIVSNIKAAHQRIDINEDDRCLSFLPLCHSFERTAGYYAMLAGGAEIYYAESVDTVAKNMTEAHPTIIMSVPRLFEKIYNLVSKSVEEGSAIKQKIFGWAQKVGRKYADGQRGLVSMQKKLADKLVFDKLKERTGGRIRFFVSGGAALPAEIGNFFMGAGLHIIEGYGLTETSPVMCCNTYGDEQMGTVGKVLPGVTVAIQRLEDSKIIAELSGEDYPTDHSSEQGEILCKGPNVMKGYWKNDEATREMIDDDDYLHTGDVGKFVDGKLQITDRIKHMIVNAGGKNIYPGPIEDLFKTSKWIDQLVVVGERQPYMAALIVPDFEALEAYAKEEGIEYDSLEDLIQKEEIQNIYGKEVRSTSNELASHEKIRDFRIVPNEFTVETGELTPTLKIKRRIVEDKYGYLIDDIFSN from the coding sequence ATGCCCACAGTTGTAGCTTTTGAAACCTTGACTGACCTGTTCCTTAATCTATCCAAAAAATATAAGGGCACGGACAAAACGGCTTTTGCTCGAAAACCCAAAACGGATGAGCCTTACGAAACAATTACTTGGGATCAGGTTGATGAAGATGCACACACGCTGGCAGCATATATGATTAAGCATGGCATTGAGGCTGGAGACCGGGTAGCCATTCTTAGCGAGAATCGCTATGAGTGGGCTGTGGTAGACTTGGCAATTCAGCTAATTGGAGCGGTTAATGTATCGTTGTATACCTCGCTGCCGCCGAAGCAGTGCGAATATATTCTGAAAAATTCTGAGGCGGAGATGTTCTTTGTGTCAACGGGCATTCAGCTCAAAAAGGCGCGTGAAGTGTTTGATAATTGCCCGGATTTGAACCGGATTATTGCTTTCGACGAACCCAATATATCCAGTTATTTGGATGATGCGTATGTCTCCCTTTTTAAAAAAGTGATGAGCGAAGGGATTAAGGAGCTGCCCAAACAGGAAGAGGAAATTGATCGTCGCAGTAAAGCGATCGAGCCCGAAGATCTGGCAACCCTAATTTATACTTCAGGAACGACTGGCAAGCCGAAGGGAGCTATGCTTACTCACCGTAATATTGTGAGTAATATTAAGGCCGCCCACCAACGTATTGATATTAATGAAGATGATCGGTGTTTGTCGTTTTTGCCGCTTTGTCACTCTTTTGAGCGTACAGCGGGCTACTATGCGATGCTGGCCGGTGGCGCTGAGATCTATTATGCCGAGAGTGTGGATACGGTGGCTAAAAATATGACCGAGGCACACCCGACAATTATTATGAGTGTGCCTCGGCTGTTTGAAAAGATTTATAACCTTGTTTCGAAAAGTGTGGAGGAAGGCAGTGCTATTAAACAGAAGATTTTTGGCTGGGCACAGAAGGTTGGTCGAAAGTATGCCGATGGTCAGCGTGGATTGGTGTCGATGCAGAAGAAACTGGCCGATAAACTGGTGTTTGATAAGCTGAAAGAGCGTACCGGTGGACGTATTCGGTTTTTTGTATCTGGTGGTGCAGCGCTGCCGGCCGAGATTGGTAATTTCTTTATGGGGGCCGGCCTGCATATTATTGAGGGATATGGACTTACAGAAACATCGCCGGTTATGTGTTGTAATACCTATGGTGATGAGCAGATGGGCACCGTCGGAAAGGTACTGCCAGGCGTTACAGTTGCCATTCAACGATTGGAAGACAGTAAGATTATTGCTGAGCTGAGTGGTGAAGATTATCCTACTGATCACAGTTCAGAACAGGGAGAAATTTTATGTAAGGGGCCCAATGTGATGAAGGGCTATTGGAAGAATGATGAGGCTACCCGTGAAATGATTGATGATGATGACTATCTGCATACGGGTGATGTGGGTAAGTTTGTGGATGGAAAGTTACAGATTACCGATCGCATTAAGCACATGATTGTTAACGCCGGTGGAAAAAATATTTATCCCGGGCCTATCGAAGACCTGTTTAAAACAAGCAAATGGATTGATCAGCTGGTAGTTGTCGGGGAACGTCAACCATATATGGCAGCTCTTATTGTACCTGATTTTGAAGCATTAGAAGCATATGCCAAAGAAGAGGGCATTGAATATGATTCTCTTGAGGATCTGATCCAAAAAGAAGAGATACAGAATATTTATGGTAAAGAAGTACGAAGTACATCGAATGAGCTGGCATCACACGAGAAAATTCGTGACTTCCGTATCGTACCCAATGAATTTACGGTAGAGACCGGAGAGTTGACGCCGACCTTAAAAATTAAGCGCCGTATCGTTGAGGATAAATACGGCTATCTGATTGACGATATTTTTTCAAATTAG
- a CDS encoding transcriptional repressor, giving the protein MAHPASEETIDLVKEIFSSYLKEHNQRQTPERFMVLEEIYRADGHFDADDIFFNMKEGGTRVSRATVYNTLDLLVECGLVQRQQFGENQYYYERAYAYQQHDHIICKKCGKVLEFCDPRIQEIKTMMEKIHKFDISGHSLHFFGTCQDKKACKQRQKEQAGTKKSKVES; this is encoded by the coding sequence ATGGCTCATCCGGCAAGTGAAGAAACTATCGATTTAGTAAAGGAGATTTTTAGCTCCTATCTGAAAGAACATAACCAACGGCAAACGCCCGAACGGTTCATGGTTTTGGAAGAAATATACCGGGCCGACGGACATTTTGATGCCGATGATATCTTCTTCAATATGAAAGAAGGTGGCACTCGCGTATCACGGGCAACAGTATATAACACCCTTGATCTTTTGGTGGAATGTGGATTGGTACAACGACAACAATTTGGCGAAAACCAGTACTACTACGAACGTGCTTACGCCTACCAACAACACGACCACATCATCTGCAAAAAATGTGGTAAAGTGTTAGAATTTTGTGATCCACGTATTCAGGAGATCAAAACGATGATGGAGAAAATCCACAAATTTGATATCTCTGGACACTCCCTCCACTTTTTCGGTACCTGCCAAGATAAAAAAGCCTGTAAACAGCGCCAGAAAGAACAAGCTGGTACTAAAAAATCAAAGGTGGAGTCATAA
- a CDS encoding RNA-binding protein, producing MNIYVGNLSYKVSDQELMEVFEEFGNVTSAKVIKDRESGRSKGFGFVEMTNNDEAQAAIDELDGTEINGRTVKVNKARPKEQAGSRR from the coding sequence ATGAATATTTATGTAGGAAACCTTTCGTATAAGGTTTCAGATCAAGAATTAATGGAAGTTTTCGAAGAATTTGGTAATGTAACTTCTGCCAAAGTTATCAAAGATCGCGAAAGTGGCCGATCAAAAGGATTTGGTTTTGTAGAAATGACAAATAATGATGAGGCGCAAGCCGCTATCGACGAACTGGATGGAACAGAAATTAACGGCCGCACCGTGAAGGTGAATAAAGCACGCCCCAAAGAACAGGCCGGCAGTCGACGGTAA
- a CDS encoding metalloregulator ArsR/SmtB family transcription factor, translating into MADQQRNIDEESIRIKAKLFRGFSDPSRLSIIEALRDGKQSVSDLVDITGLSQPNVSNHLRCLADCDLVRKERDGRFNYYRLSDSRVHTILQESEQLLSEVAKGVYECTRYEAINQ; encoded by the coding sequence ATGGCAGATCAACAACGCAATATCGACGAAGAATCAATCAGAATTAAAGCAAAACTGTTCCGGGGGTTTTCTGATCCTTCTCGTTTAAGCATTATAGAAGCACTACGTGATGGTAAACAAAGCGTGAGTGATTTGGTAGATATTACCGGACTTTCACAACCCAATGTATCGAATCATCTGCGTTGCTTAGCCGACTGCGATTTGGTACGAAAAGAACGTGATGGGCGTTTTAACTACTACCGACTCAGTGATTCACGGGTTCATACCATTCTTCAAGAATCGGAACAACTACTCTCGGAGGTTGCCAAAGGCGTTTACGAATGTACCCGATATGAAGCGATAAATCAGTAA
- a CDS encoding cation-translocating P-type ATPase — protein sequence MSKKEIELTVKGMDCSGCAQNVKSALEKLDEVESAEVLLSAEKAHIRTQTTPNLDVIKKAVEDIGYHIPDASEDQPTNGKTSLQEKAQKSFRLFGLVFGAILLIVIAGEWLGLFQTLTQWIPFWVGALLVLFMGYPVFKQVVVAAKKGLVTPHALMALGSLTALAAGEWVTAGIVVFFMRTGDYIENYTTEKARDSLRSLTKLAPQTAVVLQEDGTEKEIPINEVQKGDRILVRPGGKVPVDGKVLDGHATIDESPITGESMPVEKAEGSKVFASTIAQGGFLTLQAEAIGKDTTFGKIISMVEHAEAHKGAVQRYADQFSAWYLPVVTSIAILTYILSGNLMATVAVMVVACACAFALATPVALLASVGSNAKRGVLIKGGKYIEALARADVLLIDKTGTLTFGRPEVSDIIPLNGISEGELLIMAASAEQYSDHPIGKAIVEAAQNQFLSLKNPDNFEEITASGVRASFDNETITVGNERLIENDNQDILPNLNSIKAEGKTAVIVQKNGTPVGLLAVRDAERSEVNNALQMLRKGHSFSSVELLTGDNTETARHLANRLKIDFQAELLPENKIDIVKKYQSDGHTVVMVGDGINDAPALAQADVGIAMGTTGTDVAIETADITLMRDDWNLVPELFSSANKTMQIIKWNFGFTTVYNIAGLSLAAFGILPPVLAAAAQSLPDVGILLNSSRLIRK from the coding sequence ATGAGTAAAAAAGAAATTGAACTCACAGTTAAAGGCATGGACTGCTCGGGCTGTGCCCAAAACGTAAAAAGCGCACTCGAAAAGCTGGATGAGGTCGAGTCGGCCGAGGTATTGCTATCTGCCGAAAAAGCTCACATTCGCACCCAAACGACCCCCAATCTGGATGTCATTAAAAAGGCCGTTGAGGATATCGGCTATCATATTCCGGATGCATCGGAGGATCAACCTACAAACGGGAAAACATCCCTACAAGAAAAAGCCCAAAAGTCTTTTCGATTATTTGGACTCGTTTTCGGGGCTATATTACTGATCGTTATTGCCGGTGAATGGCTGGGACTTTTCCAAACGCTTACGCAGTGGATTCCCTTCTGGGTGGGCGCACTGCTCGTCCTGTTTATGGGTTATCCCGTATTCAAACAGGTTGTGGTAGCTGCTAAAAAGGGACTCGTTACGCCACACGCACTCATGGCACTGGGATCGCTGACCGCCCTGGCAGCCGGCGAATGGGTGACGGCGGGTATCGTAGTGTTTTTTATGCGTACCGGAGATTATATCGAAAACTACACTACTGAGAAAGCTCGCGACTCGCTGCGATCATTAACAAAATTGGCACCTCAAACGGCCGTTGTGCTGCAAGAAGATGGAACCGAAAAGGAAATCCCTATTAATGAGGTACAGAAAGGAGATCGAATTCTTGTACGTCCCGGTGGCAAAGTGCCTGTCGACGGAAAAGTGCTGGACGGACACGCAACTATTGATGAATCGCCCATTACTGGTGAGTCGATGCCAGTGGAAAAAGCGGAAGGCTCCAAGGTTTTTGCATCTACTATTGCCCAAGGGGGATTTTTAACACTACAAGCTGAGGCTATCGGTAAGGATACCACCTTTGGAAAAATCATCAGCATGGTCGAGCATGCCGAAGCCCACAAAGGAGCAGTCCAGCGCTACGCCGACCAATTTTCGGCCTGGTATCTGCCAGTAGTAACTTCCATTGCAATTCTCACTTACATTTTATCCGGCAACTTGATGGCAACCGTAGCCGTAATGGTCGTGGCCTGTGCCTGCGCCTTTGCCCTGGCAACACCCGTGGCCCTGCTGGCTTCCGTGGGATCTAATGCTAAGCGCGGCGTGCTCATCAAAGGTGGAAAATATATTGAGGCACTGGCACGGGCCGATGTGTTACTAATCGATAAAACGGGGACCCTAACCTTCGGCCGCCCCGAAGTTTCAGATATCATTCCTCTAAACGGCATTTCGGAAGGCGAGCTGCTCATTATGGCGGCCAGCGCGGAGCAATACTCAGATCACCCCATTGGAAAAGCAATTGTTGAAGCTGCCCAAAACCAGTTTTTATCCCTTAAAAATCCCGATAACTTTGAAGAGATAACAGCCAGTGGTGTTCGGGCTTCATTCGACAATGAAACCATTACCGTTGGTAACGAACGTCTGATTGAAAACGATAACCAAGACATTCTCCCAAATCTTAATAGCATTAAGGCTGAAGGTAAAACGGCCGTTATTGTGCAAAAAAACGGCACTCCTGTCGGCTTGTTGGCCGTACGTGATGCGGAGCGTTCGGAGGTTAACAATGCTTTACAAATGCTTCGCAAGGGGCACTCATTTTCGTCCGTAGAACTTTTAACGGGAGATAATACAGAAACTGCCCGTCACCTGGCGAATCGACTAAAAATCGATTTTCAAGCTGAGCTGCTTCCCGAAAATAAGATTGATATCGTAAAGAAATACCAATCTGACGGACATACCGTGGTGATGGTTGGTGATGGCATCAACGATGCACCAGCTCTTGCACAAGCGGATGTAGGCATTGCCATGGGAACCACTGGCACCGACGTAGCCATAGAAACAGCTGATATTACCCTGATGCGTGATGACTGGAACTTGGTTCCTGAATTATTCTCATCCGCTAACAAAACTATGCAGATTATTAAGTGGAACTTCGGATTTACCACCGTTTATAATATTGCGGGACTTTCGCTCGCGGCTTTTGGGATCCTTCCTCCTGTTTTAGCGGCCGCCGCGCAATCACTACCCGATGTGGGTATCCTTTTAAACTCATCCCGACTCATCAGAAAATAA
- a CDS encoding class I SAM-dependent methyltransferase has protein sequence MSETTIKRYNQRAEKYEQRWVKYLEHTHHKLLEHLETTPEDIILDASGGTGLLLQKMIAQDLPFTQFVVNDPSDNMLNIARQRFQSHPGVEFNNEKVQQLSYPKNYFDKIVCLNAFHFYRDQQQVLDHFYNILKSDGQLYILDWNRKGLFKFVNQLLDWTSSEFIDTRSFTEMKELLIKSNFMIKTSKQWNWRYWKFFLIKAEKD, from the coding sequence TTGTCTGAAACAACGATAAAGCGATACAATCAGAGAGCTGAAAAATATGAGCAACGATGGGTGAAATATCTTGAACATACGCATCACAAACTTTTAGAACATCTTGAAACAACGCCAGAAGATATCATTTTGGATGCCAGTGGTGGTACGGGACTCCTGCTCCAAAAAATGATCGCCCAAGATCTGCCTTTTACCCAGTTTGTTGTTAATGATCCGTCTGATAACATGCTCAATATTGCTCGTCAACGCTTTCAGTCTCATCCCGGAGTAGAATTTAACAACGAGAAAGTCCAGCAACTATCCTATCCCAAAAACTATTTCGACAAAATAGTTTGCCTTAATGCTTTCCACTTTTACCGGGATCAACAACAAGTATTAGATCACTTTTATAACATACTTAAATCCGATGGACAGCTTTATATTTTGGACTGGAATCGAAAAGGGCTTTTTAAGTTTGTCAATCAACTTTTAGACTGGACAAGCTCGGAATTTATTGACACTCGTTCTTTTACTGAGATGAAAGAACTCTTAATAAAAAGTAATTTCATGATTAAAACGTCCAAGCAGTGGAATTGGCGCTATTGGAAGTTCTTCCTCATAAAAGCTGAAAAAGACTAA
- the dnaJ gene encoding molecular chaperone DnaJ, with the protein MSKRDYYEVLGVSKDASESEIKKAYRKKAMKFHPDRNSDDPKAEKKFKEASEAYEVLSDDQKRQRYDQFGHRGVNGNGGFGGGAGFEDIGFEDIFSRFSDIFGGDFAGGRGRSRGRRSSGQPGSDMKLRIELSLEEIAFGTEKKLKVKKYIKCDECNGTGAETEEDFEMCGTCSGTGEVRQVRKTMLGQMVNVQPCPECNGEGRKIRNKCSKCQGEGRYRGEETVKVNVPSGVSEGNYITLRSKGNAGVRGGESGALVVLIEEKEHEHFERDGNDIYYDLVLSVPDAILGTEVKVPTLKGKAKIKIEEGTQPGRLLRMKEKGIHGLNRSGIGDQFVRVNVYIPEDLSDEERDHIQALRGQEHFKASNKEDDGKGFFSKIKDVFT; encoded by the coding sequence ATGTCTAAACGAGACTACTACGAAGTACTCGGCGTCAGTAAAGATGCATCCGAAAGTGAAATTAAAAAGGCCTATCGCAAGAAGGCCATGAAGTTTCATCCGGATCGAAACTCTGATGACCCGAAAGCGGAAAAGAAGTTCAAAGAAGCTTCGGAAGCTTATGAAGTATTAAGTGATGATCAAAAACGTCAACGATACGACCAGTTTGGTCACCGGGGTGTTAATGGTAATGGCGGATTTGGCGGTGGTGCTGGATTCGAAGATATCGGTTTCGAAGATATTTTTAGTCGTTTCAGCGATATTTTTGGCGGTGATTTTGCTGGAGGGCGCGGCCGGTCACGTGGACGTCGCTCTTCGGGTCAGCCCGGTTCAGATATGAAGCTCCGTATTGAACTGTCGTTGGAAGAGATTGCTTTTGGAACGGAGAAAAAGCTGAAGGTTAAGAAGTATATCAAATGTGACGAATGTAACGGAACTGGTGCTGAGACAGAAGAGGATTTCGAAATGTGTGGCACATGTAGCGGTACTGGTGAAGTGCGGCAGGTTCGTAAAACCATGCTTGGACAAATGGTGAATGTACAACCGTGTCCCGAGTGTAATGGGGAAGGACGTAAAATTCGCAATAAATGCTCAAAATGCCAGGGAGAAGGACGTTATCGCGGTGAGGAAACAGTGAAGGTAAATGTGCCTTCTGGGGTATCAGAAGGAAATTATATTACGCTCCGTAGTAAAGGAAATGCTGGTGTTCGCGGTGGCGAATCTGGTGCTTTGGTTGTACTAATTGAGGAAAAAGAGCACGAACACTTTGAACGCGATGGCAACGATATTTATTACGATCTGGTACTTAGTGTGCCCGATGCCATTCTCGGTACCGAGGTAAAAGTGCCTACGCTAAAAGGTAAAGCCAAAATAAAGATTGAAGAAGGTACCCAACCTGGTCGATTGCTGCGTATGAAAGAGAAGGGCATCCATGGATTGAATCGCTCCGGCATTGGGGATCAATTTGTGCGGGTGAATGTATATATTCCCGAAGATCTTTCTGATGAGGAACGTGATCATATTCAGGCATTGCGTGGGCAAGAACATTTTAAAGCCTCAAATAAAGAAGACGACGGTAAGGGATTCTTTTCTAAGATTAAAGATGTGTTTACGTAG
- a CDS encoding nucleotide exchange factor GrpE: MSESKEKVTEEQTAEEQQQNEQSAEQENKTEELYAQYEDYEADELRDLLVARDQEVQALEQELAEAKDSHLRKAAELENYRKRVQRERSQVYETAKANALEDFLEINDDLQRTLKAAEDLDVNDTLMDGVNLVASKFKEVLNKYGVERIDEEGVPFNVDLHDAMMRQKPEDDSIGSDMVLNVVESGYRMGDRTIRHAKVIVSE, encoded by the coding sequence ATGAGCGAATCAAAAGAAAAGGTAACTGAAGAACAAACAGCCGAGGAGCAGCAACAGAATGAACAATCGGCTGAACAAGAGAATAAGACCGAGGAGCTGTACGCTCAGTATGAGGATTATGAAGCGGATGAACTTCGTGATTTATTAGTAGCACGCGATCAGGAAGTACAGGCATTAGAGCAAGAGTTGGCTGAAGCGAAGGATAGCCATTTACGAAAGGCAGCAGAGCTTGAAAACTATCGAAAGCGTGTTCAACGCGAGCGTTCGCAGGTATATGAGACAGCCAAAGCCAATGCGTTGGAAGACTTTCTGGAAATTAATGATGATCTACAACGCACGCTTAAAGCAGCCGAAGATCTCGATGTAAATGATACGCTGATGGACGGCGTGAATCTTGTGGCCAGTAAATTTAAAGAGGTACTTAACAAATATGGTGTTGAGCGTATCGATGAGGAGGGAGTTCCTTTTAATGTAGATCTGCATGATGCGATGATGCGTCAGAAGCCGGAAGATGATAGCATTGGTAGTGATATGGTGCTCAATGTTGTGGAAAGTGGCTACCGCATGGGCGATCGCACTATCCGACATGCAAAGGTAATTGTAAGCGAATAA
- a CDS encoding VOC family protein, whose translation MADFNPSGINHITIRVNDIERAEEFYGDVLGFELVRKMGKSMAVYKVGEEDTIVLVEAETSYDPESRDYRVDHFGFYLDSEEEVDEMAEYFREHEVSILSGPANRKRGRFVFISDPDGNMLEFFYEEDDE comes from the coding sequence ATGGCAGATTTTAATCCTTCAGGTATTAATCACATTACGATTCGCGTGAATGACATAGAGCGAGCCGAGGAGTTTTATGGTGATGTTTTGGGATTTGAGCTCGTTCGTAAAATGGGTAAAAGTATGGCCGTTTATAAAGTTGGGGAAGAGGATACCATTGTGCTGGTTGAAGCCGAAACCAGCTACGATCCTGAATCGCGTGACTACAGGGTAGATCACTTTGGATTTTATCTTGATTCAGAAGAAGAGGTTGACGAAATGGCTGAATATTTCCGTGAACATGAAGTATCAATATTGAGTGGTCCGGCCAATCGCAAACGGGGTCGTTTTGTATTCATTTCTGATCCGGATGGGAATATGCTGGAGTTTTTCTACGAAGAAGATGACGAATAA
- the rsmI gene encoding 16S rRNA (cytidine(1402)-2'-O)-methyltransferase, producing the protein MSTLYIVATPIGNLEDISQRAINTLKSVSYIACEDTRTSGVLLNKFGINANTFAFHAHNEHQKVEHLLNILDARQNVAVISDAGMPGISDPGFLAVRAAHQAGHSVSVIPGPDAATTALVASGLPCDKYVFEGFLPQKKGRQKQLKQLVDEERSIVLYESPHRLIKLLQELREYMGDQRMIAVCRELTKKFEETVRGTIKSVYDTFQLRDDIKGEIVVIIGPKDYSE; encoded by the coding sequence TTGAGCACCCTTTATATTGTAGCCACCCCCATTGGCAACTTGGAGGATATCTCGCAGCGAGCTATCAACACGCTCAAATCAGTATCTTATATCGCCTGCGAAGATACGCGCACGTCAGGTGTGCTGCTCAATAAGTTTGGAATCAATGCTAACACTTTTGCCTTTCATGCACATAACGAGCATCAAAAAGTAGAGCATCTACTCAATATTTTAGATGCCCGGCAAAACGTAGCCGTCATTTCTGACGCTGGCATGCCGGGTATTTCTGATCCGGGCTTTCTGGCTGTGCGTGCTGCTCACCAAGCCGGACATTCGGTTTCGGTCATTCCTGGTCCCGATGCCGCTACTACTGCATTGGTTGCCAGCGGACTACCCTGCGATAAATATGTGTTCGAAGGATTCCTGCCCCAAAAGAAAGGACGGCAAAAACAGCTCAAACAACTGGTGGATGAAGAACGCAGCATTGTACTGTATGAAAGCCCTCACCGGCTAATAAAACTCTTGCAAGAGCTACGAGAATATATGGGTGACCAGCGTATGATAGCAGTCTGCCGAGAACTCACTAAAAAGTTCGAGGAGACTGTTCGCGGCACTATTAAATCAGTCTATGACACCTTTCAACTACGAGATGACATCAAAGGAGAAATCGTCGTAATTATTGGCCCAAAAGACTACAGCGAATGA
- the lnt gene encoding apolipoprotein N-acyltransferase, whose product MKTILRQSWDNSWLLSVTAGLLLGLSYPPVPLPFLIFIAFLLIFRIVDLSDSAREAAYKVYPAFLIWNIITTYWLVMATVAGGVAAILANAAVMTIPIMLQYKVQRTKLSPWLIALFQTAFWLSYEYLHHLWDLAWPWLAVGNAWANMPQLVQYISVTGYWGISFWVIFATALCHQYLKKPKQSTRFVAIAVLLIFPLWSILISALGKATESKETHEVVVVQPNFDSYESNGGFPSARQANSHLLSLTDSVITDKTNLIVWPENAVQNQVLNIDGYRPASDQAKNQLTNYVQKQQTTLITGATFFEFYEDEIPALPHADQRGPYLAFNAALGFYPNRQMQAYRKHNLVPIVERIPFVHFLNAIDVFGWVDWNQIQGYGKGYLANQFSVNGTQTPALICYDSVFPNWILNYVRNGAGYLTIITNDGWWGNTSGHSQHFAYARLRAIEFDRWIVRSANNGISGIIAPDGSVKVETPYWKTTAFNYKVPVLTSQTWYVRLGDWLPYLMIIISAIGIGIPYARFLDD is encoded by the coding sequence ATGAAAACAATCCTCAGACAATCTTGGGATAACAGTTGGCTATTATCTGTAACAGCAGGACTTCTATTGGGATTAAGCTACCCACCCGTACCCCTGCCTTTTCTTATTTTTATAGCCTTTTTACTCATTTTTCGCATCGTTGATCTATCTGATTCTGCACGGGAAGCGGCCTATAAGGTCTATCCCGCATTCCTCATATGGAATATTATCACCACCTATTGGCTGGTCATGGCCACTGTAGCAGGCGGCGTAGCGGCCATTTTGGCAAATGCGGCCGTAATGACCATCCCCATTATGCTGCAGTACAAAGTACAGCGAACGAAGTTGAGCCCATGGCTTATTGCCCTCTTCCAAACTGCTTTCTGGCTCAGTTATGAATACCTGCATCATCTCTGGGATCTGGCCTGGCCTTGGCTTGCCGTAGGTAATGCCTGGGCAAACATGCCACAACTGGTACAATATATTTCAGTTACAGGATATTGGGGAATCTCTTTCTGGGTAATCTTTGCTACGGCATTGTGTCATCAATACCTAAAAAAGCCGAAGCAATCCACAAGATTTGTCGCCATTGCAGTACTATTGATATTCCCACTGTGGTCAATACTCATCTCGGCTTTGGGTAAGGCTACAGAATCTAAAGAAACACATGAGGTAGTTGTCGTCCAACCCAACTTTGATTCCTATGAGTCCAACGGTGGATTTCCATCAGCACGGCAAGCCAACAGCCATCTCTTATCACTTACCGATTCGGTAATTACTGATAAGACAAATCTCATCGTTTGGCCAGAAAATGCGGTACAGAATCAAGTTTTAAATATCGATGGCTATCGACCAGCATCAGACCAGGCTAAAAATCAATTAACAAACTACGTCCAAAAACAGCAAACTACTCTCATTACTGGTGCCACCTTTTTTGAATTTTATGAGGATGAGATTCCTGCTTTGCCACATGCTGATCAGCGCGGACCCTACTTAGCCTTCAATGCCGCTCTCGGCTTTTATCCCAATAGACAGATGCAAGCATACCGTAAACACAATTTGGTGCCCATCGTTGAGCGCATTCCATTTGTTCACTTTTTAAATGCCATAGATGTTTTTGGATGGGTCGACTGGAATCAAATCCAAGGCTACGGCAAGGGATATCTTGCGAACCAATTTTCCGTTAATGGAACACAAACTCCGGCCCTTATTTGTTACGATTCGGTATTCCCGAACTGGATTCTAAACTATGTGCGCAACGGGGCGGGCTATCTCACTATTATCACCAACGACGGGTGGTGGGGCAATACCAGCGGACACTCACAACATTTTGCCTATGCACGACTACGTGCCATTGAATTTGACCGCTGGATCGTCCGCAGTGCCAACAACGGTATCTCGGGCATTATCGCGCCGGATGGATCTGTTAAAGTAGAAACACCTTACTGGAAAACCACCGCCTTTAATTATAAAGTGCCCGTCCTTACATCTCAAACCTGGTATGTTCGGTTGGGAGATTGGCTTCCCTACTTGATGATAATTATTTCAGCAATTGGAATCGGTATTCCTTACGCAAGATTTTTAGATGATTAA